The genomic region CAACGTTGGTCTTCAGGTTCTTGAGGCGGACGCCGGTGACCTTGTCCTGTTTCACGTCCAACACTTCCGTCACCACCGAGTCCCAGATCGGTTTGACCTTGGGATTGGAGAACGCGCGGTCAGCCATGATTTGCGACGCGCGGAGTTTGTCGCGCCGATGCACCAGATAAACGGCCGACGCGAACCGCGTCAGATAGATCGCTTCTTCGCACGCGGAATCGCCGCCGCCAACGACGACCAGCGGTTGATTGCGGAACATCGGCAACGCGCCGTCGCACGTCGCGCAATAGGTCACGCCCTTGCGCTCCAACAACGATTCGCTTTCAAGGCCGAGATGACGATGGCCGGCGCCGCTGGCGATGATGATCGTCTCGGCTTCCACCGCGTCGCCATCCACCGTCAGCACGAAAGGCCGTTGCGATACATTCACCGCTTCGACCGTGCCGAACTTCACCTTCGCGCCGAACCGCTCCGCCTGTTTCTGCATGCGCACCATGAGTTCGTAACCATCGATGCCCTCCGGAAAGCCGGGATAGTTTTCGACGATGCTGGTCGTTGTCAACAGGCCGCCGGGCATCGTGCCGGTCAAGACGAGCGGGTGGAGGTTGGCGCGCGCGGTGTAAAGCGCGGCGGTGAGGCCGGCACAACCTGTGCCGATGATGACGACTTTTTCCATAAGGACGCGAAAGGTAATTTCAACCCGTGACCTTGGCAAGCGCTGGTTGGAATGGGATGAGTGAAATTTAGTGCGATTCAATGTCGGCGTCACATCTCTTACGGAGCGCGACCGTGTGTGCGAAGCACTAAGCCGCAGCGATGCAGTTGCGAGGCGGCCCGAGCGCGCCTTTTGCCCAAACGGGGCGACGTCAATCAGCCCACGGTTGGCCGCGCCAGCGGACTACCCTGGGAAAACCGTTCCCCGAATTTCATCAACCCTGAAGGGTTGATGATTTTTTGCCGGGTGACCCAGGGTAGCTCTGGTGGCCAGTCCGGCACGGACCTCGCAACCCGGAACTGATGGATGGAAATCTTATTCCTATTTCATCCTTGCGAGAATCCAATCACTAACGTCTTTAGGCATACCCTCCCATGCTGCGGGAGGCGGACAAGTCCCAACAAAAATCTTATCTGATTTGTCAATGACTGCCCAAAGATGATCTCTGACTTGAACTGGGGTGTATTGAGTAAAAACCAAATAGGCAGAACCGCCAAGACGTGCCCAATCGCCGAGTCCTTTGATTCTTTGGATCAAAGGCTCATAGGACTGACCAGGTTTGGTCAAATCGTAGGAAATTATT from Verrucomicrobiota bacterium harbors:
- the trxB gene encoding thioredoxin-disulfide reductase; translated protein: MEKVVIIGTGCAGLTAALYTARANLHPLVLTGTMPGGLLTTTSIVENYPGFPEGIDGYELMVRMQKQAERFGAKVKFGTVEAVNVSQRPFVLTVDGDAVEAETIIIASGAGHRHLGLESESLLERKGVTYCATCDGALPMFRNQPLVVVGGGDSACEEAIYLTRFASAVYLVHRRDKLRASQIMADRAFSNPKVKPIWDSVVTEVLDVKQDKVTGVRLKNLKTNVETVLDCAGVFVAIGHVPNTQLFKGIIDMDENGYILPKQGSATNVEGVFVAGDCSDHVYRQAVTAAGLGCAAAIDAERYLAALSK
- a CDS encoding SinR family protein; the encoded protein is MKKVLIISYDLTKPGQSYEPLIQRIKGLGDWARLGGSAYLVFTQYTPVQVRDHLWAVIDKSDKIFVGTCPPPAAWEGMPKDVSDWILARMK